In a single window of the Magnolia sinica isolate HGM2019 chromosome 7, MsV1, whole genome shotgun sequence genome:
- the LOC131251168 gene encoding probable glutathione S-transferase gives MDPARVKLLGMWASSYTHRVQLALKLKGVDFEYVEEDLTNKSPLLLLCNPVHKKVPVLLHGNEPVVESTVILEYIDETWKENPIMPDGPYERAVVRFWSRFADEKLGPAVGDVFRLTGEEQKAAVDQAFNNLKLLEDELRDGFFKERRFFGGDGIGLLDIVIGCGSYWLWVFEEVAGVKLVDPSTFPRFHSWLQDFEDQKEVKEITPGGNRLLEYAKGLRQMIVNHKSD, from the exons ATGGATCCAGCACGTGTGAAGCTTCTAGGGATGTGGGCGAGTTCTTACACTCACCGAGTCCAACTCGCTCTCAAGCTCAAGGGTGTGGATTTTGAGTACGTAGAAGAAGATCTGACCAACAAAAGCCCATTGCTCTTGCTCTGTAACCCGGTCCACAAAAAGGTTCCGGTTCTCTTGCATGGCAACGAACCGGTTGTCGAGTCGACCGTTATCCTCGAATACATCGATGAGACGTGGAAGGAGAACCCCATCATGCCCGATGGCCCATACGAAAGAGCGGTCGTGCGCTTCTGGTCCCGTTTCGCTGATGAAAAG TTAGGCCCGGCGGTGGGGGACGTATTTCGACTGACCGGCGAAGAGCAAAAGGCGGCTGTCGATCAGGCTTTCAACAACCTAAAGTTGCTCGAAGATGAGCTTCGAGACGGGTTCTTCAAAGAGAGGAGATTCTTCGGGGGCGACGGTATTGGTCTCCTAGATATTGTCATAGGGTGCGGCTCGTATTGGTTATGGGTCTTTGAAGAGGTTGCCGGGGTGAAGCTTGTCGATCCGAGCACATTTCCTCGGTTCCATTCATGGCTACAAGATTTTGAAGATCAAAAGGAAGTGAAGGAGATTACACCAGGCGGAAATCGGTTGCTAGAGTATGCTAAAGGGCTTAGACAGATGATAGTGAATCACAAGAGTGATTAA